One segment of Stenotrophomonas sp. SAU14A_NAIMI4_8 DNA contains the following:
- the uvrA gene encoding excinuclease ABC subunit UvrA — MAMDFIRIRGARTHNLKNLDLDLPRDKLIVITGLSGSGKSSLAFDTIYAEGQRRYVESLSAYARQFLSVMEKPDLDHIEGLSPAISIEQKSTSHNPRSTVGTITEIYDYLRLLYARVGTPRCPDHGYPLEAQTVSQMVDQVLTLDPEQRYMLLAPVIRDRKGEHAQVFDQLRAQGFVRVRVDGELYEIDAVPPLALRQKHTIEAVIDRFRPREDIKQRLAESFETALKLGDGMASVQSLDATDATPTLFSSKYSCPVCDYSLPELEPRLFSFNAPMGACPGCDGLGMAEFFDPARVVVHPELSLAAGAVRGWDRRNAYYFQLIASLAKHYKFDVDAAWNSLPAKVQQAVLFGSGDEAITFTYFTEAGGRTQRKHRFEGIIPNLERRYKETESAAVQEELGKYISEHACPECNGARLNKAARNVFVADRPLPELVVLPIDEALKFFSELSLPGWRGEIAAKIVKEIGERLGFLVDVGLDYLTLERKADTLSGGEAQRIRLASQIGAGLVGVMYVLDEPSIGLHQRDNERLLGTLTRLRDLGNTVIVVEHDEDAIRLADYVLDIGPGAGVHGGEIVGQGTLQDILDAPRSLTGQYLSGKRAIEIPTRRHAPNPKTTLHLRGASGNNLKGVDLSIPAGLLTCVTGVSGSGKSTLINDTLFSLAANEINGASHAVAPYKEIEGLDLFDKVVDIDQSPIGRTPRSNPATYTGLFTPLRELFAQVPEARARGYSPGRFSFNVRGGRCEACQGDGLIKVEMHFLPDVYVPCDVCHGKRYNRETLEIVYKGYNINDVLEMTVEDALKLFEPVPSIARKLETLVDVGLSYIKLGQSATTLSGGEAQRVKLSKELSRRDTGRTLYILDEPTTGLHFHDIEALLGVLHKLRDEGNTVVVIEHNLDVIKTADWIVDLGPEGGHRGGTILVTGTPEDVAACPQSYTGHFLERMLPSTRARPQQPAAVANKPDARPPRKVKPEPPAKKAAAAKSSGKASKTATASKKKKDA; from the coding sequence ATGGCGATGGATTTCATCCGCATCCGCGGTGCGCGGACGCACAACCTGAAGAACCTCGACCTCGACCTGCCCCGCGACAAGCTGATCGTGATCACCGGCCTGTCCGGCTCTGGCAAGTCCTCGCTGGCGTTCGATACGATCTATGCCGAAGGCCAGCGCCGCTACGTGGAATCGCTGTCGGCCTACGCCCGGCAGTTCCTGAGCGTGATGGAGAAGCCGGACCTGGACCATATCGAAGGTCTGTCCCCGGCCATTTCCATCGAGCAGAAGTCGACCTCACACAACCCGCGTTCGACGGTCGGCACGATCACCGAAATCTACGACTACCTGCGCCTGCTGTACGCGCGGGTGGGCACCCCGCGCTGCCCCGACCACGGCTATCCGCTGGAAGCGCAGACGGTCAGCCAGATGGTGGACCAGGTGCTTACCCTGGACCCGGAACAGCGCTACATGCTGCTGGCCCCGGTCATCCGCGACCGCAAGGGCGAGCATGCGCAGGTGTTCGACCAGCTGCGCGCGCAGGGCTTCGTGCGCGTGCGGGTGGACGGCGAACTGTATGAAATCGACGCGGTGCCGCCGCTGGCGCTGCGCCAGAAGCACACCATCGAAGCGGTGATCGACCGTTTCCGCCCGCGCGAGGACATCAAGCAGCGTCTGGCCGAAAGCTTCGAAACCGCGCTGAAGCTGGGCGACGGCATGGCCTCGGTGCAGTCGCTGGACGCCACCGACGCCACCCCTACCCTGTTCTCGTCCAAGTATTCCTGCCCGGTCTGCGACTACTCGCTGCCCGAGCTGGAACCGCGCCTGTTCTCGTTCAACGCACCGATGGGCGCCTGCCCCGGCTGCGATGGCCTGGGCATGGCCGAATTCTTCGACCCGGCGCGCGTGGTGGTGCACCCGGAACTGTCGCTGGCCGCCGGCGCCGTGCGCGGCTGGGACCGCCGCAATGCGTACTACTTCCAGCTGATCGCCTCGCTGGCCAAGCACTACAAGTTCGACGTGGATGCAGCCTGGAACTCGCTGCCGGCCAAGGTGCAGCAGGCCGTGCTGTTCGGCAGCGGCGATGAGGCCATCACCTTCACCTACTTCACCGAAGCCGGTGGCCGCACCCAGCGCAAGCACCGCTTCGAGGGCATCATTCCCAACCTGGAACGCCGCTACAAGGAAACCGAATCGGCGGCGGTGCAGGAAGAGCTGGGCAAGTACATCAGCGAACACGCCTGCCCCGAATGCAACGGTGCGCGCCTGAACAAGGCCGCGCGCAACGTGTTCGTGGCCGACCGCCCGCTGCCGGAACTGGTGGTGCTGCCGATCGACGAGGCGCTGAAATTCTTCAGCGAACTGAGCCTGCCGGGCTGGCGCGGCGAGATCGCGGCCAAGATCGTCAAGGAGATCGGCGAGCGCCTGGGCTTCCTGGTCGACGTGGGCCTGGATTACCTGACCCTGGAACGCAAGGCCGACACCCTGTCCGGCGGCGAAGCACAGCGCATCCGCCTGGCCAGCCAGATCGGCGCCGGGCTGGTGGGCGTGATGTACGTGCTGGATGAACCGTCCATCGGCCTGCACCAGCGCGACAACGAGCGCCTGCTGGGCACCCTCACCCGCCTGCGCGACCTGGGCAACACGGTGATCGTGGTCGAGCACGATGAAGATGCGATCCGCCTGGCCGACTACGTGCTGGATATCGGCCCCGGCGCGGGCGTGCATGGCGGCGAGATCGTCGGCCAGGGCACCCTGCAGGACATCCTGGACGCACCGCGTTCGCTGACCGGCCAGTACCTGTCGGGCAAGCGTGCAATCGAGATTCCGACACGCCGCCACGCGCCCAACCCGAAGACCACCCTGCACCTGCGCGGTGCCAGCGGCAACAACCTGAAGGGCGTGGACCTGTCCATTCCGGCCGGCCTGCTGACCTGCGTGACCGGTGTGTCCGGCTCTGGCAAGTCGACCCTGATCAACGACACCCTGTTCTCGCTGGCCGCCAACGAAATCAACGGCGCCTCGCATGCCGTGGCGCCGTACAAGGAAATCGAAGGCCTGGACCTGTTCGACAAGGTGGTGGACATCGACCAGTCGCCGATCGGCCGCACCCCGCGTTCGAACCCGGCCACCTACACCGGTCTGTTCACCCCCCTGCGCGAACTGTTCGCCCAGGTGCCCGAAGCACGTGCGCGCGGCTATTCGCCGGGCCGTTTCAGCTTCAACGTGCGCGGCGGCCGCTGCGAGGCCTGCCAGGGCGATGGCCTGATCAAGGTGGAAATGCACTTCCTGCCGGACGTGTACGTGCCCTGCGATGTCTGCCACGGCAAGCGCTACAACCGCGAAACGCTGGAGATCGTCTACAAGGGCTACAACATCAACGACGTGCTGGAAATGACCGTCGAAGATGCCTTGAAGCTGTTCGAGCCGGTGCCGTCGATCGCGCGCAAGCTGGAAACGCTGGTGGACGTGGGCCTGAGCTACATCAAGCTGGGCCAGAGCGCGACCACGCTGTCCGGCGGTGAAGCGCAGCGCGTGAAGCTGTCCAAGGAACTGTCGCGCCGCGATACCGGGCGCACCCTGTACATCCTGGACGAGCCGACCACCGGCCTGCACTTCCACGATATCGAAGCGCTGCTGGGCGTGCTGCACAAGCTGCGCGACGAGGGCAACACGGTGGTGGTGATCGAACACAACCTGGACGTGATCAAGACCGCCGACTGGATCGTGGACCTGGGTCCGGAAGGCGGCCACCGTGGCGGCACCATCCTGGTGACCGGCACGCCCGAAGACGTGGCGGCCTGCCCGCAGTCCTACACCGGCCACTTCCTGGAACGCATGCTGCCGTCCACCCGCGCACGGCCGCAGCAACCGGCCGCCGTGGCCAACAAGCCCGATGCGCGCCCGCCGCGCAAGGTGAAGCCCGAACCGCCGGCGAAGAAGGCCGCCGCCGCCAAGAGCAGCGGCAAGGCCAGCAAGACCGCCACTGCCAGCAAGAAGAAGAAGGACGCCTGA
- a CDS encoding bifunctional riboflavin kinase/FAD synthetase, producing MSRLFRSVEGGELFPNGSVVCIGAFDGLHLGHRALVRHAVARARAVGVPAVAVAFEPLPREFFAQGTPPPRLTLARSKVEMLQDLGVDAVGLLRFDAAMAAMPAETFVRQLLAHRLGAREVWIGPEFCFGNRRRGDLALLQAMGSELGFSAGEIEAVDLHGERISSTRIRQLLQAGDFTRAGDLLGRPYSISGRVVRGRQLGRTLGFPTANLRFPKTPALSGIYATWVHGVFDQPWPSVSSFGTRPTVEGVEPLLEAHLFDFQGDLYGRHIDVEFVAKLRDEEKFNDLAALTDQMHRDAEQARALLSEHRLRATA from the coding sequence ATGAGCAGGCTGTTCAGAAGCGTCGAGGGCGGGGAGCTGTTCCCCAACGGAAGCGTGGTCTGTATCGGCGCATTCGACGGCCTCCATCTGGGCCATCGTGCGCTGGTCCGCCACGCGGTCGCCCGCGCGCGCGCCGTGGGCGTACCCGCCGTGGCCGTGGCCTTCGAGCCGCTGCCGCGTGAATTCTTCGCACAGGGCACGCCGCCGCCGCGGCTGACCCTGGCCCGCAGCAAGGTCGAGATGCTGCAGGACCTGGGCGTGGATGCCGTGGGCCTGCTGCGCTTCGACGCGGCCATGGCGGCCATGCCGGCCGAAACCTTCGTTCGCCAGCTGCTGGCCCACCGGCTGGGCGCGCGCGAAGTGTGGATCGGCCCGGAGTTCTGTTTCGGCAACCGCCGTCGTGGCGATCTGGCCCTGCTGCAGGCCATGGGCAGCGAGCTGGGCTTCAGCGCCGGCGAGATCGAAGCGGTGGACCTGCACGGCGAACGCATTTCCAGCACGCGCATCCGCCAGTTGCTGCAGGCCGGCGATTTCACCCGTGCCGGCGATCTGCTGGGCCGCCCGTATTCGATCAGCGGGCGGGTGGTGCGTGGGCGCCAGCTCGGCCGCACCCTGGGCTTCCCCACCGCCAACCTGCGCTTCCCGAAGACCCCGGCGCTGTCGGGTATCTACGCCACCTGGGTACACGGGGTGTTCGACCAGCCGTGGCCATCGGTGTCCAGCTTCGGCACCCGGCCCACCGTGGAAGGCGTGGAGCCGCTGCTGGAAGCCCATCTGTTCGATTTCCAGGGCGACCTGTACGGTCGTCACATCGACGTGGAATTCGTCGCCAAGCTGCGCGACGAAGAGAAATTCAATGATCTGGCGGCGCTGACCGACCAGATGCACCGCGACGCCGAACAGGCGCGCGCCCTTCTTTCCGAACATAGATTGCGAGCCACTGCGTGA
- the ileS gene encoding isoleucine--tRNA ligase: MSQDYKTTLNLPATEFPMRGDLPKREPGILARWEEQGLYQQLRDNAAGRPLFVLHDGPPYANGRIHLGHAVNKILKDIIVKSRYLAGFDAPYVPGWDCHGLPIEIAVEKKWGKVGVKLDAVEFRQKCREFAEEQINIQRADFKRLGVTGDWDNPYKTLSFDFEANEIRALAKVVANGHLVRGAKPVYWCFDCGSALAEAEIEYQEKESPAIDVAYAARDAQAVAQAFGVSVPADVEVAVPIWTTTPWTLPASLAVSLGAEIRYVLAEGPAHNGKRRWLVLAAALAERALQRYGVENVVLHGETTGAALENQLLVHPFYPQREILVLNGEHVSDEDGTGAVHTAPGHGQEDYVVSQKYGLLDKYNAGQITPVDGRGVYLESTPPAGDVVLAGQHLWKAQEAIVGVLRDNGALLAFHPIRHSYPHCWRHKTPVVFRATPQWFISMDKANLRNDALAAIDTVGWFPSWGKARIQSMVDGRPDWTISRQRTWGVPIALFTHRQTGEIHPRTVELMQQVADRVEAEGIDVWYSLDASELLGAEAADYEKVTDILDVWFDSGVTHEGVLAARGFGKPADLYLEGSDQHRGWFQSSLLTGVAIDQRAPYKQCLTHGFTVDEHGRKMSKSLGNGIEPQDIMNKLGADILRLWIASADYSNEMSLSQEILKRNADAYRRLRNTARFLLGNLDGFDPAQHLRPLNEMVALDRWIVHRAWELQEKIKAAFDNYNMAEIVQLLLNFCSVDLGSLYLDVTKDRLYTMPADSHGRRSAQSAMYHIAEAFTRWIAPILTFTADELWGYLPGDRAGHVLFTTWYDGLAPLPADAQLNAADFDQLLAVREQVAKVLEPMRANGAIGAALEAEITIAANEEQAAKWQPLADELRFLFISGDVQVRPATTDEVFVSAQPTEKAKCVRCWHHRADVGSNADHPELCGRCVSNVTGAGELRSWF, from the coding sequence GTGAGCCAGGACTACAAGACCACCCTGAACCTGCCAGCCACCGAATTCCCGATGCGCGGCGACCTGCCCAAGCGCGAGCCGGGCATTCTGGCGCGGTGGGAAGAGCAGGGGCTCTACCAGCAGCTGCGCGACAATGCCGCCGGCCGCCCGCTGTTCGTGCTGCATGACGGCCCGCCGTACGCCAACGGCCGCATCCACCTGGGCCACGCGGTCAACAAGATCCTGAAGGACATCATCGTCAAGTCGCGCTACCTGGCCGGCTTCGATGCGCCCTACGTGCCGGGCTGGGATTGCCACGGCCTGCCGATCGAAATCGCGGTGGAAAAGAAGTGGGGCAAGGTCGGGGTGAAGCTCGACGCGGTCGAGTTCCGGCAGAAGTGCCGTGAATTCGCCGAAGAGCAGATCAACATCCAGCGCGCCGATTTCAAGCGCCTGGGCGTGACCGGCGACTGGGACAACCCGTACAAGACCCTCAGCTTCGATTTCGAAGCCAACGAGATCCGTGCGCTGGCCAAGGTCGTGGCCAACGGCCACCTGGTGCGCGGCGCCAAGCCGGTCTACTGGTGCTTCGACTGCGGTTCGGCGCTGGCCGAAGCGGAAATCGAATACCAGGAAAAGGAATCGCCGGCGATCGACGTGGCCTACGCCGCGCGCGATGCGCAGGCCGTGGCGCAGGCCTTTGGCGTGAGCGTGCCGGCCGACGTGGAAGTGGCGGTGCCGATCTGGACCACCACGCCGTGGACGCTGCCGGCATCGCTGGCCGTTTCGCTGGGCGCGGAGATCCGCTACGTGCTGGCCGAAGGCCCGGCGCACAACGGCAAGCGCCGTTGGCTGGTGCTGGCCGCCGCGCTGGCCGAGCGCGCACTGCAGCGCTACGGCGTGGAAAACGTGGTGCTGCACGGTGAAACCACCGGTGCCGCGCTGGAAAACCAGCTGCTGGTGCACCCGTTCTACCCGCAGCGCGAGATCCTGGTGCTGAACGGCGAACACGTGTCCGACGAAGACGGTACCGGTGCGGTGCACACCGCCCCCGGCCACGGCCAGGAAGACTACGTGGTCAGCCAGAAGTACGGCCTGCTGGACAAGTACAACGCCGGCCAGATCACTCCGGTCGATGGCCGTGGCGTGTATCTGGAATCGACCCCGCCGGCCGGTGACGTGGTGCTGGCCGGCCAGCATCTGTGGAAGGCGCAGGAGGCCATCGTCGGCGTGCTGCGCGACAACGGCGCGCTGCTGGCCTTCCACCCGATCCGCCACAGCTACCCGCACTGCTGGCGCCACAAGACGCCGGTGGTGTTCCGCGCCACCCCGCAGTGGTTCATTTCGATGGACAAGGCCAACCTGCGCAACGATGCGCTGGCTGCCATCGACACCGTGGGCTGGTTCCCGAGCTGGGGCAAAGCGCGTATCCAGAGCATGGTCGACGGTCGCCCCGACTGGACCATCTCGCGCCAGCGCACCTGGGGCGTGCCCATCGCGCTGTTCACCCACCGCCAGACCGGCGAGATCCACCCGCGCACGGTGGAACTGATGCAGCAGGTGGCTGACCGCGTGGAAGCTGAAGGCATCGACGTGTGGTATTCGCTGGATGCCAGCGAACTGCTGGGCGCCGAAGCGGCCGACTACGAGAAGGTCACCGACATCCTCGATGTCTGGTTCGATTCGGGCGTCACCCATGAAGGCGTGCTGGCAGCGCGCGGCTTCGGCAAGCCGGCCGACCTGTACCTGGAAGGTTCCGACCAGCACCGCGGCTGGTTCCAGTCCTCGCTGCTGACCGGCGTGGCCATCGACCAGCGCGCCCCGTACAAGCAGTGCCTCACCCACGGTTTCACCGTGGACGAGCACGGCCGCAAGATGTCCAAGTCGCTGGGCAACGGCATCGAGCCGCAGGACATCATGAACAAGCTGGGCGCGGACATCCTGCGCCTGTGGATCGCCTCGGCCGACTACAGCAATGAAATGTCGCTGTCGCAGGAGATCCTCAAGCGCAACGCCGATGCCTACCGCCGCCTGCGCAACACCGCGCGCTTCCTGCTGGGCAACCTGGACGGTTTCGATCCGGCCCAGCACCTGCGCCCGCTGAACGAGATGGTGGCGCTGGACCGCTGGATCGTGCACCGCGCCTGGGAACTGCAGGAAAAGATCAAGGCCGCGTTCGACAACTACAACATGGCCGAGATCGTCCAGCTGCTGCTGAACTTCTGCAGCGTGGACCTGGGCTCGCTGTACCTGGACGTGACCAAGGACCGCCTGTACACCATGCCGGCCGATTCGCACGGTCGTCGTTCGGCGCAGAGCGCCATGTACCACATCGCCGAAGCGTTCACCCGCTGGATCGCGCCCATCCTCACCTTCACCGCCGACGAGCTGTGGGGCTACCTGCCGGGCGACCGTGCCGGCCACGTGCTGTTCACCACCTGGTACGACGGCCTGGCGCCGCTGCCGGCCGATGCCCAGCTCAACGCGGCCGATTTCGACCAGCTGCTGGCCGTGCGCGAGCAGGTGGCCAAGGTGCTGGAACCGATGCGTGCCAACGGCGCGATCGGTGCCGCGCTGGAAGCGGAAATCACCATTGCCGCCAACGAAGAACAGGCGGCGAAGTGGCAGCCGCTGGCCGATGAACTGCGCTTCCTGTTCATCAGTGGCGACGTGCAGGTGCGCCCGGCGACCACCGACGAAGTGTTCGTCAGCGCGCAGCCGACCGAAAAGGCCAAGTGCGTACGTTGCTGGCATCACCGTGCCGACGTGGGCAGCAACGCCGACCACCCGGAACTGTGCGGCCGCTGCGTGAGCAACGTCACCGGTGCCGGTGAACTGCGGAGCTGGTTCTGA
- the murJ gene encoding murein biosynthesis integral membrane protein MurJ: protein MLRGLLSFSSMTMVSRVLGLVRDFVVTTTFGTNAITDAFWVAFRIPNFLRRLFAEGSFATAFVPVFTEVKETRSHAELRELMARTAGTLGGVLMLVTALALIFAPQLASVFSSGVDTDPVKQGLLVDLFRLTFPFLLFVSLTALAGGALNSFQRFAMPALTPVILNLCMIAGALWLAPRLGGTPEKQILALGWAVLAAGILQLLFQLPSLKGINLLTLPRWGWSHPGVRKVMTLMVPTLFGSSVAQINLLLDTVIAAKLTDGSQSWLSLADRFLELPLGVFGVALGTVILPALARHHVSTDREGFSRSLDWGLRMTLLISVPAMLGLLFLAEPLIATIFQHGQFSAFDTRMTALSVYGLSFGLPAFALLKVVLPAFYARQDTKTPVRAGVAALVANMVFNFALLAVLYQVMVPDELKAQGVMAAIGKQPGLHLALGIASALSSYLNLGLLWYWLGKTDVYQRRPGWGGYLTRLLLACVAMVAVLLALLHWLPAFGSMGVWQRIGALGLLVGGGGATYAVAMVAMGFRPRDLRGH, encoded by the coding sequence TTGTTGCGGGGCCTGCTGTCGTTCAGCAGCATGACCATGGTCTCGCGCGTTCTCGGACTTGTCCGGGACTTCGTGGTGACCACCACGTTCGGCACCAACGCCATCACTGATGCTTTCTGGGTCGCCTTCAGGATACCCAATTTCCTGCGCCGGCTGTTCGCCGAGGGCTCCTTTGCCACCGCTTTCGTGCCGGTGTTCACGGAAGTGAAGGAAACCCGCAGCCACGCCGAGCTGCGCGAACTGATGGCCCGCACCGCCGGCACCCTGGGTGGGGTGCTGATGCTGGTCACCGCGCTGGCGCTGATCTTCGCGCCGCAGCTGGCCTCGGTCTTCTCCAGTGGCGTGGATACCGACCCGGTCAAGCAGGGCCTGCTGGTCGACCTGTTCCGCCTGACCTTCCCCTTCCTGCTGTTCGTCTCGCTCACCGCCCTGGCCGGTGGCGCGCTGAACAGCTTCCAGCGCTTCGCCATGCCGGCGCTGACCCCGGTCATCCTCAACCTGTGCATGATCGCCGGCGCGCTGTGGCTGGCGCCGCGGCTGGGCGGCACCCCGGAAAAGCAGATCCTGGCGCTGGGCTGGGCGGTGCTGGCCGCCGGCATCCTGCAGCTGCTGTTCCAGTTGCCGTCGCTGAAGGGCATCAACCTGCTCACCCTGCCGCGCTGGGGCTGGAGCCACCCGGGCGTGCGCAAGGTGATGACCCTGATGGTGCCGACCCTGTTCGGTTCGTCGGTGGCGCAGATCAACCTGCTGCTGGACACGGTGATCGCGGCCAAGCTGACCGATGGCTCGCAGTCCTGGCTGTCGCTGGCCGATCGCTTCCTGGAACTGCCGCTGGGCGTGTTCGGCGTGGCACTGGGCACGGTCATCCTGCCCGCCCTGGCCCGCCACCACGTCAGCACCGATCGCGAAGGCTTCTCGCGCTCGCTGGACTGGGGCCTGCGCATGACCCTGCTGATCTCGGTGCCGGCCATGCTGGGCCTGCTGTTCCTGGCCGAACCGCTGATCGCCACCATCTTCCAGCACGGCCAGTTCAGCGCCTTCGACACCCGCATGACCGCGCTGTCGGTGTACGGCCTGAGCTTCGGCCTGCCGGCGTTCGCCCTGCTGAAGGTGGTGCTGCCGGCCTTCTACGCCCGCCAGGACACCAAGACCCCGGTGCGTGCCGGCGTGGCCGCGCTGGTGGCTAACATGGTGTTCAACTTCGCCCTGCTGGCCGTGCTGTACCAGGTGATGGTGCCCGACGAACTGAAGGCGCAGGGGGTGATGGCCGCCATCGGCAAGCAGCCGGGCCTGCACCTGGCGCTGGGCATTGCCAGCGCGCTGTCCAGCTACCTGAACCTGGGCCTGCTCTGGTACTGGCTGGGCAAGACCGATGTCTACCAGCGTCGGCCCGGCTGGGGCGGCTACCTGACCCGCCTGCTGCTGGCCTGCGTGGCCATGGTGGCCGTGCTGCTGGCCCTGCTGCACTGGCTGCCGGCCTTCGGCAGCATGGGCGTGTGGCAGCGGATCGGCGCGCTGGGCCTGCTGGTCGGCGGCGGTGGCGCCACCTATGCGGTGGCCATGGTGGCCATGGGCTTCCGCCCGCGCGACCTGCGCGGCCATTGA
- the cgtA gene encoding Obg family GTPase CgtA produces the protein MKLVDEAEIEVFAGNGGNGCIGFRREKFIPLGGPDGGDGGAGGSVYIRADENLNTLVDFRHDRIFKAQRGENGMGRQAYGKGGEDLTITVPVGTVIINVATDEIIGDLTQHGDRLLVAKGGRGGLGNMHFKSSTNRSPRQALPGEPGEERTLKLELKLLADVGLLGFPNAGKSTLIRAVSAATPKVADYPFTTLYPNLGVVKVENYRSFVIADIPGLIEGAADGAGLGAQFLRHLQRTRLLLHLVDISPMEGGVEGISPVEQVRAIERELEKHDPELLQKPRWLVLNKADLMFEDEAKAAAEQIVAELGWKEPWFLVSALGREGTFPIMSRIMAFFDRQKEDELEAARNA, from the coding sequence ATGAAACTGGTAGACGAAGCAGAAATCGAAGTGTTCGCCGGCAACGGCGGCAACGGCTGCATTGGCTTCCGTCGCGAGAAGTTCATTCCGCTCGGCGGCCCGGACGGCGGCGACGGCGGTGCCGGCGGCAGCGTGTACATCCGCGCCGACGAAAACCTGAACACCCTGGTCGACTTCCGCCATGACCGCATCTTCAAGGCGCAGCGCGGCGAGAACGGCATGGGCCGCCAGGCCTACGGCAAGGGCGGCGAAGACCTGACCATCACCGTGCCGGTCGGCACCGTGATCATCAACGTGGCCACCGATGAAATCATCGGCGACCTGACCCAGCACGGCGACCGCCTGCTGGTGGCCAAGGGCGGCCGCGGCGGCCTGGGCAACATGCACTTCAAGAGCTCGACCAACCGCTCGCCGCGCCAGGCGCTGCCGGGCGAGCCGGGCGAAGAGCGCACCCTGAAGCTGGAGCTGAAGCTGCTGGCCGACGTGGGCCTGCTGGGCTTCCCCAACGCTGGCAAGAGCACCCTGATCCGTGCCGTTTCGGCGGCGACGCCTAAGGTGGCCGATTACCCGTTCACCACGCTGTACCCGAACCTGGGTGTGGTGAAGGTGGAAAACTACCGCAGCTTCGTGATCGCCGACATTCCCGGCCTGATCGAAGGCGCGGCCGACGGTGCCGGCCTGGGGGCGCAGTTCCTGCGCCACCTGCAGCGCACCCGCCTGCTGCTGCACCTGGTGGATATTTCCCCGATGGAAGGTGGCGTGGAAGGCATTTCCCCGGTCGAGCAGGTGCGTGCCATCGAGCGCGAACTGGAAAAGCACGACCCGGAGCTGCTGCAGAAGCCGCGTTGGCTGGTGCTGAACAAGGCCGACCTGATGTTCGAAGACGAGGCGAAGGCCGCGGCCGAGCAGATCGTGGCCGAGCTGGGCTGGAAGGAGCCGTGGTTCCTGGTGTCCGCGCTGGGCCGCGAAGGCACCTTCCCGATCATGAGCCGCATCATGGCGTTCTTCGATCGGCAGAAGGAAGACGAGCTGGAGGCCGCCCGCAACGCGTAA
- the rpsT gene encoding 30S ribosomal protein S20 translates to MANIKSAKKRAKQTVVRNARNVAQRSMLRTAVKKVIKALDANDAAGAEAAFAVAQPILDRFSARGLIHKNKAARHKSRLNDRIKALKAA, encoded by the coding sequence GTGGCCAATATCAAGTCCGCCAAGAAGCGCGCCAAGCAGACCGTCGTGCGCAACGCGCGCAACGTGGCTCAGCGCTCGATGCTGCGCACCGCTGTCAAGAAAGTGATCAAGGCGCTGGACGCCAACGATGCCGCCGGCGCCGAAGCCGCCTTCGCCGTTGCCCAGCCGATCCTGGATCGCTTCAGCGCGCGTGGCCTGATCCACAAGAACAAGGCTGCTCGTCATAAGAGCCGCCTGAACGACCGCATCAAGGCCCTCAAGGCCGCCTGA
- the lspA gene encoding signal peptidase II, which yields MAAARPHPNALVWLLLSAAIIGLDQWSKAWVLSSLPEFQPVVVIDGFWNWYRTYNTGAAFSFLSDAGGWQKHFFTLLAIAISALMAWWLRGTARGNWKAAVPYALIIGGAIGNVIDRQVHGHVVDFIQWYVGSYTWPAFNIADSAIVVGAIGIALFGLFDGKSAKKADNATPKP from the coding sequence ATGGCCGCCGCACGCCCGCACCCCAACGCCCTGGTCTGGCTGCTGCTGTCGGCCGCCATCATCGGCCTGGACCAGTGGTCCAAGGCCTGGGTGCTGTCCAGCCTGCCCGAGTTCCAGCCGGTGGTGGTCATCGACGGCTTCTGGAACTGGTACCGCACCTACAACACCGGTGCGGCCTTCAGCTTCCTGAGCGACGCCGGCGGTTGGCAGAAGCACTTCTTCACCCTGCTGGCCATTGCCATCAGCGCGCTGATGGCCTGGTGGCTGCGCGGCACCGCCCGTGGCAACTGGAAGGCTGCCGTGCCGTACGCGCTGATCATCGGCGGTGCCATCGGCAACGTGATCGACCGCCAGGTGCATGGCCACGTGGTCGATTTCATCCAGTGGTACGTGGGCAGTTACACCTGGCCGGCCTTCAACATCGCCGATTCGGCCATCGTGGTCGGTGCCATCGGCATTGCCCTGTTTGGCCTGTTTGACGGCAAGTCCGCCAAAAAGGCGGATAATGCCACCCCGAAACCGTAA
- the rpmA gene encoding 50S ribosomal protein L27 → MAHKKGVGSSRNGRDSNPKYLGVKIFGGQAIEAGNIIVRQRGTQFHPGTGVGLGRDHTLFALTDGKVEFSVKGPKKRRTVSVVSVEA, encoded by the coding sequence ATGGCACATAAAAAGGGCGTAGGCTCCTCGCGCAACGGTCGCGACTCCAACCCGAAGTACCTCGGCGTCAAGATCTTTGGCGGCCAGGCCATCGAAGCCGGCAACATCATCGTGCGTCAGCGCGGCACCCAGTTCCACCCGGGTACCGGCGTTGGCCTGGGCCGTGACCACACCCTGTTCGCCCTGACGGACGGCAAGGTGGAGTTCTCGGTGAAGGGCCCGAAGAAGCGTCGCACCGTCAGCGTCGTCTCGGTCGAAGCCTGA
- the rplU gene encoding 50S ribosomal protein L21 → MYAVLVTGGKQYRVAQGEKLRVEKLEVEVGSEIKFDNILLLGDSDGIKIGDALSGASVTAKVVSQGRADKVRIIKFRRRKHHMKRQGHRQYYTEIEITGIAG, encoded by the coding sequence ATGTACGCAGTACTGGTCACCGGCGGTAAGCAATACCGCGTGGCGCAGGGCGAAAAGCTCCGCGTCGAAAAGCTCGAAGTCGAAGTCGGCAGCGAGATCAAGTTTGACAACATCCTGCTGCTGGGCGACAGCGACGGTATCAAGATCGGCGACGCCCTGAGCGGCGCTTCGGTCACCGCCAAGGTCGTGTCCCAGGGTCGTGCTGACAAGGTCCGGATCATCAAGTTCCGTCGCCGCAAGCACCACATGAAGCGCCAGGGTCACCGTCAGTACTACACCGAAATCGAGATCACCGGCATCGCCGGCTAA